cattatcaagtgaaccataaaggtaagctgtaactacatacATTAGGTATAtattaagatttttatgtacaactaaactgatgagatatcgaaatgttattccatccataacaggtgaatatgtttcttcataattaaccccgggtctttgagagaatgcTTGTGCAACAAGACGTGCCTTGTattttacaatttcatttctctcatttcgttttcgtaTAAAAAACCATTTATAGCtcactggttttacaccttcaggggtttggactacggGTCCAAagacctcacgtttagcaagtgagtctaattctgattgaattgccttttgccattctggccaatcacatctacgtcgacaatcttcgatggatttaggctcaagactttcactatttTGCATAAGGTTAAttgcaatattatatgcaaaaatattatccaccgtaatttttgatcgatctagatttatctcatcaccaatagaacttattaaaagttcttcattcacttgagtctcggatTCACTAATTTTTTCAGGAATATCAAGATTACTCAAAtgttgaccttcttcaggaagttcttgtgtagtatcatctttattatttttcacgcttctctttctaggatttttatcctttgaacccaatggtctaccacgtttctggcgtgtttgggattcagaagctatgatacttgtagatggtccttttggaacatcaatccggataggcacattaactgcagggatatgtgacttagttatccgtttcaaatcagtaaatgcatctggcatttgatttgctattttctgtaagtgaatgatcttctggacctcctgctcacatgtgcgggtacgtggatcaaaatgagatagtgatgaaacttttcacgcaatttctttatctttttcgggttcctttttctctccccctaatggcgggaaaagtgtttcatcaaaccgataatctgcaaatcgagcagtgaataaatctccagtcaatggttcaaggtatcgaattatggagggtgagtcaaacccaacatatatgccaaccttcgttgagggcccatttttgtactttgtggtggtgctacaagcacgtataccgcacaaccaaaaattcttaaatgggctatatttggttaatgaccaaatactaattgtgactgagagtatttattataatgtgtcggtctgagacgtacaagtgctgctgcatgtaagatagcattaccccaaacagtaattgacaattttgttttcattaatagaggtcttgctatcaattataggcgctttataaatgactctgcaaggccattttgagtatgaacatgagcaacaagatgttcaatttttatcccaattgataagcaataatcattaaaagcttgggatgtaaattctccagcattatcaaggcgaatggtcttaattggataatctgagaattgcgctctcaatcttattatttatgctaacaacttcgcaaacgctaggttgcgagatgataataagcacacatgagaccaattagatgatgcatctattaggaccataaaatatctaaacaatccactaggtggatgaataggtccatatatatctccatgtatacgctctaaaaagctaggagattcgatgccaaccttcagggtcgatggtctggcaattaatttgccttgataacaagcagcacatgaaaattcattattcgtaagaatcttctggttctttaacggatgtccagttgaattttcaagaattcgtctcatcattattgatccaggataacctattcgatcatgtcatagcacaaatgtatttggatcagtaaacttttgATTTACGaccatatgtgcttcaattgcactaatttttgtataataaaGGCCAGAggacaaagttgataatttttccaaaatatatttctggcctgagacactcttggttataccaagatattcaatattcatttcatttagtgtctcaacatgatatccatttttgcggatatctttaaaacttaacaagtttctggggatttagaagaaaatagtgtatcttctataacaatttttgtccccttaagcagaattatagtagttcttccggagccttcaatcatttatGAATTATCAGatattgtagtaacattagtttttcttctaagcaaattggaaaaatatttctcgtctttaaaaatagcatgagttgttccactatcaattacacaaatatcctcttgatttatcattgatccaaacaagatttgaggcatttccatattttcttcaataagaaataaaataagtattaacacatggtatattacacaaattttatttatttattacattgactaagaaaatacaaatatcatatttaatacagataaaaagaaaaatatttacatattattagtcttgtcaatattcatattttcgtctgaaaaattaaagaaatcagctacatccaaatgcatgggctcaatattatcttcagagataaaatttgtctctggattattttctgccctctttaatgatgcctgatatagctgaaccagacgttttgacgACCGACAagtccgcgaccagtgccccacacctccacatctatgacatatactttctgaattattcttcggtaaagcttctggctttttaccctgccttttatattgctggtcaTTTCTCGATGCCAGACgagtatcatgattaaaattctttctttgaccacgaccacgaccactACTGGggtcatgacctctttctcgttggttataatttgcctgattcactttagggagtggcaaagaaccaacgggccgactatcatgatttttcattaatagttcattgtggcgttcagcaatcagaaggtgagaaagtaattcagaatattttttaaattctttttcacgatattgctactgcaggagcatattcgcgggtggaaatgtggagtatgtcttttcaagtttatcttgctcagtgatctcttctccgcataaatttaagtgagctataattctaaatagagcagaattatattcagttatatttttgaaatccattaatctcagatttagccaatcatgacgagcttgtggaagcatgaccaacttcaggtgatcatatctttcttttaaatttttccaaaatttaagggggtcttttaatgtgagatattgtaattttagcctctcgtcaagatggtgacggagaaatatcatggctttagcacggtcttgattggatgtcatattgtcatctttaatggtgtctgccagacccattgattctaaatgaatttcggcatcaagtgcccatgatgattagccttttccagagatatcaagagcagtaaattcaatttttgaaatatttgccattttatgaaaataaatttaaataaaactcttaccactttttgttaccttctaAAAATAGctggagcctcgtgctgataacgtgttgtaaaTTAAATTGGCAAAAGCTTATTGTGAATTAAATTGACAAAATAACAAATAGAAGGTAAAGAGGAGAACAAAGATAATAGGAGAAAGGAAGCAGAACAGAAGAGCAGAATATGcaaatattttgtatttcgATACCTCCTTCACTTCATTTACATGCCTGCGATATATAGGCAAAAGATAGGCCAGAAAGAGAGGAAATCAGTGGGTTGCCCACTTATCAGTGGGCCCCACTTATATAAAAAAACATCCACTGAACATCAACAAACTTTCTAACACAGATTagttgtttctttctttctaaTATACTTTCATTTTTTTAGAGTTCCAATTaacttagaattatttttttgaaaaatttgaaaagaaaaatttagagTTCCATTTTTTCTTCTGAAAGGCCAAGCTCGAAAATATCCTCTAAGAACCTCATCTCGTCACCTTCCATATTTTTTCCTGCTCTTTCATCTTAGCTCGAAGCAAGGCCGTCGGTTGAGATCTACTATAGAGTTTTCAATTTTCTTCGAGCTAGGGTTTGTTGGGTTTGCTGACTTTTTTGGTGAAATTAGGGTTAGGGTTTTTAGGTGAAATTAGGCTTTTCTTTGATACAGACGTTTATATGGCTGCTGGAAGATATGGTGGTTACAGGGATAATGAATTTAGGGGGCGTGAGGCTGAATTTGAGGTTTCACGGAGGGAGCTTGGTTACTCCAAGGGGGATTACGAACGAATTAGGTCTGAGGATCGGGATTTTGATAGGGATCGAGTTCATGACAGGAGTGGTCGAGATAGGGGTAGGTTGAGACAGAAGGATATAAAAGAAAGGGATATGATAAATGGAAATTATAGGTCCATGTCAAGCAGGAGTGATTCCGGTAGCAGTGATTGTGATGGTGGTGGAGCAAGGAGAAGTGGGCTTAGTGTCAGAGCTGTTGACCGAGAGCCTATAAAAGAAAGGGATATGATAAATGGCAGTTATAGGTCCATGTCAAGCAAGAGTGATTCTGGTAGTAGTGATGGTGATGCTGGTGGAGCGAGGAGAAGTGGCTTTAGTGTCAGGGCTGTTGACCGAGAGCCTGGGGAATTGTCTAGTGAGAGCGGGTCTGATGGGGCTACTGAGTCGGACCAGAAGACCAAGAATGCCGACAATGGTAACCAGTCTCCTGTACAGAGCAAGAAACGAAAATTCTCTCCAATTATATGGGATAGGGAAGATAAGGAAGTAAATCGAATGTCAAATAGTAGAAATTCACCAGCGGCTACTAAGCTACCTCCTCCCCCTCCATTGCCAAAGTCATCTGGCCAGTTGGCTAATCTTCTCCCTGAAAGGGTTGATCAGGTCTCTCAGTTGAATAGTAATGCGGCTCACAGTATGGAGCCATCCCCAAGTAATCCAAATACAGCACTTGGTTTACATATGGATGCATCTGATGAATCCCCAGTTGACATATGCTCTCCACCTCCTGATGAGGAGCAATTGCCCAATCAGGAAGCCAGGAAAGTAGAAGATGAGGAATATGTGCCCGTGCCGACTATAAGATCATCTCGATGGGCAACTGATGCCGACTCTCCAGCTGATGAAGGTGAGATTTCAGGTGGTGATATGCCCCTATTGAAGAAGGGACGAGCAGTTTCCCAGTCAGCTGAAATGGGTGGACGCAGGAAATCACTAACTCCAGAATTTGGGGAGCTCAAGAGAGAAAGCTCTGGAGGAAATAGAGCGAGGTCTTCAGACTCTGATGAGCATATTAGGTCTTGCAGCAGAGATAGCTACCAGGACAATGAATTAGATAAGAATGACTCAATGGATGTGGATAAGGACCGTAATTATGATGGGACTAGTGTTAGCCAGTCAGATACAGAATCTGAAGATGCACATGATTCTCGTGGTTCACCAGAGCCTGCACTTCCACCACAAAGGAGCGTAAACATGCTGCAGGGGTGTAGAAGTGTCGATGAATTCGAGCGGCTTAACAGGATAGATGAAGGAACTTACGGGGTTGTTTACAGAGCTAAAGATAAGAAGACAGGAGAAATTGTTGCACTAAAGAAGGTTAAGATGGAGAAGGAACGAGAAGGATTTCCCTTGACGTCTCTAAGGGAGATTAACATTCTTATTTCTCTTCATCACCCCTCAATTGTAGATGTCAAAGAAGTAGTTGTAGGAAGCAGTCTTGACAGTATTTTTATGGTGATGGAGTACATGGAACATGATCTGAAGGCATTAATGGAGACGATGAAACAACCATTTACCCAAAGTGAAGTCAAATGTCTTATGCTCCAGCTTTTTCATGGTGTCAAGTATCTTCATGATAATTGGGTCCTACACCGAgatttgaagacttcaaatttGCTTCTAAACAACCGAGGTGAGTTGAAGATTTGTGACTTTGGTTTAGCTCGTCAATATGGGAGCCCCTTGAAACCGTACACTCATTTGGTGGTTACTTTGTGGTACAGGTGAGCTTCATTTTTTATTCTTCATAAATCTGAAAAGATTTAAGTAGATACTCATACTTCTATTGCACCGTGTGTGTATGTAGATGAAGGTTTCTATTGAGTTCTCGCTTAGCTGGCTTCTATTCAGCCAGTGATTGATTAGTTTTTATGCATACAGGGCTCCAGAACTTCTGTTGGGAGCCAAGCAATATTCTACTGCAATTGACATGTGGTCACTGGGTTGTATCATGGCCGAGATGCTATCCAAAGAACCGCTCTTCAATGGGAAAACAGAAGTTGATCAAATTGACAAGGTATCTTTCTAGCTGCTGATGGAGAATTTTTACTTGATTTTGTATGTCATTTACCATGAGTTTCAAGTCTTAATGTActtctttgttttttcttaCCAGATATTCAGAATTCTTGGCACCCCAAATGAGACGATTTGGCCAGGGTTTTCCAAGCTTCCTGGGGTGAAGGTCAACTTTGTAAAGCATCAGTAAGTATTATCTTCTTCTATATTCTATTGCTGCTCTTTTTGGCCAGAGAttcatgtttttatttttgCCGCTGTTTTCCCAGGCTTCCAGCTTTGGGTGATTCTGGTTTGGCTTTCTGGCCTCCTTTGATGACAATCTATGGTGgagaaatattttcatgtttcgaCTAACCATTTGATTTGTTTGGAACAGGtttaataatttaagaaagagATTTCAAAAGTCTACAGCCTTCATGGGGTTACCAGTCCTATCAGAGGCTGGGCTTGACCTGTTGAATAAGCTTCTAACTTATGATCCGGAGAAGGTGATGGCCATTACATTTGGGAACTTCTAAATTCTGTACTATTTTGTTTTTACTTCTTTTGATATTGTTGTTTATATGACATATTGCAGAGAATAACTGCCGATGCTGCTTTGAACCATGAGTGGTTTCGTGAAGTTCCTCTCCCCAAGTCTAAAGAATTCATGCCTACTTTCCCTGCACAGCATGCGCAAGATAGGTAAAACGTCTTTTAGTGCTAATTTTCCGATGGGAGTTTGTTTAGCTCCTTGGACTGTTAATTGATGTTCTATGTTGTTTTTAGGCTTGTGCGAAGAGTAATGAAGAGTCCAGATCCTCTTGAGGAGCAGCGAAGAAAGGAACTGAAGCAAGGGGTGTTAGGAACTGGTGGATTGTTTGGCTAAGATAAGTGAATAGTGCTCAGTAACTGTTTGAGTTTTGCTTTCTCTAATTCTCATGGGTTGACGTGGTTGAGGTTAGAGCCATGCACTTAAGGAAGTTGCAAAAATTGTTTGCTAGACGATCAGTTCAGCAGTTTTTTAGCAGGCTTATCTGACAATTAGATCGAGAAACAATTCTTTTGGCTGTGCGTTATCAGATCTGTTGCAGGTTGACCTACTAAGCTCCTGGTGCCTTATCAAAATCTTTGAGACTGCTTGCATGGCAGGCATGGGTGGCATAGTGAGCTTACCCATTAAGGAACAGTTTCAATTGAAACTCATGTATGTAACATATTTCCCATTGGCAGTGTAAACAATGCTCTTGAAATTGATTTTGTTAAACATATGGATTGGTTTTGTACTTCTAGTATGTCGATTTTAATTTTCATATTCTGTTTGCAAGAGATGGTGGTGTAAAGCAGATGGGGAATTCTTAGGTTTTTCATTGACGAAGAATTTCAATGAAACTATTGCACATATGAAGGTAATTATTGGATCTGAATACATGGATAGTAATCAAGGATGACAATTATGCTTTCCCATCAACATTGAATGTTTTACTGCTCCCCATGTTTGAAGCTTTGACGCTTCATTATTGTTTGCTTAACATGCTTTTCTTCTGGCCCTTTCCATCTACATGGGTAGGTTGCACATCAGTGTCTGTACCACAAGGGATTAGGACACATAACTCTCACATGTTCCATTGTTGTTTTGGGACAAACATTAATATTGAATACTACATGTTTCTGTGCGTGTCTAGTGATGTCATTCAAATGCGATGGAAGTCGTGATGATCTtttcaaaatcatttaaagGAAGTTGCGGACTTTTATGGTGATATTATGAACAAGCTGCGGGATTGTGTTCTTCTGTAGGATTTGCTTCATAATCATTCCATGTTTTAGGGACCGACTACAGTTACCTGTCTTATCTACATGGGGTTATGAAGTTACTGACTGCTAGATTAATGCTGATAATGGAAGTTATCTATTAGTAAGTAGACATGACTGAATGCCACTGAAACGTAAGGCTAACCGAAGCAtttctgaataggacttttgaccaaatttataatatttattagtATAGTGCTTATTTGTTCACTGACATGGAGTCTCACACACATGATGTTAATGGTCGGCCCCATGGATGACATTGTTATCTTAAAATTTTGGTTTCATTCTGTCTATcgaaatttatttcaaaatgcTTGTCTTAGGTTGAAAGACCACCATTTTTCTTTGGATGAAAGCATTATCCGGTTTCTATTTAACAAAGTTTTGCTAAGCGAGATGAAGCAAGAACTGATCTTGCTATTGAttagttattttctttttgttcgGAAGAAAATGTTGATTCGCTTTTCTTGCTGACACTATCTAAATTGTTAGCGCGTTCCTTGATGCATTTGGTTACTCTTTGTTTTTCCTTCAGCCTGATTCCCTATGTAGGTAGTGCCTTGGTGGTtgcttccatttttttttttgacttacgTATTACGTTCTATTCTCTCTCATTTTTTGAGAACATGGATACCCATATTCCTTTCGGCTTGCATGCCAAACAATGGATCTACATTTTTTTggtttctttttgtattttatgttggaaaattttcaatttttactGTAGAATTGAAATCTACAAATGTCACTGCAGTATCAAGGAAAGCAGGTTGAGGAGCTTATCTACAACCTGGCATACAtagaatttcaaatttattttccGTACTTCAGATACTCGTATTCTCTGCCCAAGCCAGTAAAGGTACTTTACTGCCTCATCTGCTAGAGATGTACAAATGTTAAGTTTGATATCTTGTGCATTCTTTTTTAGATGGGGATTCTTATTTGAGCCTATAATGGGTCTGGCTGCATTGATTTTTGATTCTTTCTTTCAAGTCTTTCGTATTGTGGAAAGATGACAAAACGGTTTTGCTGTTACCATCCATTTTTATACCTTCTTTTGGAGGCAAAATGGATATTTCTTGGCTTTGTTGTAAGTGAGGTTTTTGTAAGTTGATCAATGGAAGGAGCTAGTGTTATATCTCTAGCCCTGTTATTgattagtttttattttgacaGAAAGCAGGGACTGTTATAACCCTACTGGTTTGTTATTCAAACTGCTAAGCTTTCATTCTTTGAATTGTCACTCTGCAAAAGATATGTATAAACTCATTTGGCCTTGAATCCTTGCAACTGGGAGAAGTCTTGACATCCATATttcatttgttcaattttaataGTCGCATTGAGTTTTGAAATTTCACTTTGTCGATTCTTTTCTTTGTaatgatatttattttggatGGGAGGGGGTTAGTGGTGTAGACTCTGGTTGTGCTTCTAAACTTACTTGTGTTTTTTTACCAATAGCCCCACCCTCTCCCTCAATTTGTTTCAGACTAGAAAGAGCAGGAGAGTCTGGTTGCAAATGCCTTTTATCATTTTATGTGGAGTCGATTGAATTTGAATAGATTGCttttatcattttaaatttCCCAATGCATTTGGTTGCAAATTTTTAAGTGGCTTAGGTGATTGGTAGAAGAGGATGGGGTTGGAAGTTAATGTCAAATATTTGGAAAAAACGAAAACTTGGAGGTGAATTTAGAAGATGTGTTACAGGGTTTGAAAGGTTCCTAGAGCAAAGGGTGGAATTCAACGGGAAAGATCAATATTTGCCTTAATGATATTGGcttctattttttaatttggactATGATGATGGCTTCATTGTTCTTTCTGCAGCTTGTTTCTGCTAAGGTCATCAGGAATAAGCAAAGTGGCCAGTCTGAAGGTTATGGATTCCTCGAGTTCAGGAGTCATGCAGCTGCAGAAACTGTTTTACAGACAAATAAAGGCACCTTGATGCCAAATGTGGAACAGAACTTCCGTATGAACTGCGCATCTCTTGGTGCCGGTGAGAGGCGAGATGATTGAGTATACAATATTTGTTGGTGATTCGGCTGCTGATGTGACAGATTATGTGCTACAAGAGACATTCAAACCCGTGTATTCATCAGTAAAAGGTGCAAAAGTTGTAACAGATAGAATTATTGTACGTACCAAGGGATATAGATTTGTCAAGTTCGCTAATGAGAGTAAACAATTGCGTGCTATGACCGAAATGAATGGTGTACTTTGTTCATCTAGGCCCATGAGGATTGGCCCGGCTGCAAACAAGAAACCAATCGGTACCCCCCAGAAAGGTATGGCCATGTCACCCTTTCATCTGCTATGCTGAAGGCGGAccttttctattctttttctgTTTGAactttcacaattttttttccaaaaaaatatggAGTGAATTAAAGTGTGACCTGTTTAATAAATTAACCAGTTTGACCCGCCCCGTATAACACGTCAAGTGGCCCAAATCCGAAACCTTAAATCTTGCCAAAACCCTCCCCGCCGCCGTCATCACCGGTTCTTCCTTAAATTCTCGCCGCCCGTTAACCTTTTCCTCACCGGCGATACACTTCCATATGTAAAATCTTATCCATTTTGCAGAATCAATAGACGTAGAAAGCAATTGCAAAGGTATGAGAAAGCATGCGCCTAAATCACGGAAAGTTAAATTACAGAATCGATTATCAGAGGTTCATGAAATTGAACTTCTGGAGGAATGGTTAGAATCGGGTAAACCGGAATACGGTTCAAATCCGTTGTCGCTCGAGCCATTACCACACAAAGCTCCGGTTGGACGCCTTCCTGATGGTTCATTCTCTAGGTTTGCTGGTTGTGATAGGTTCAGTCAATTGCCAGTTTCTAAGAAAACTAAAGATGGGTTAACTCAGTGTAAATACAAAACTATGACCGATATTCAAAGGGCTTCTCTGCCACACTCGCTTTGCGGGCGTGATATTCTTGCTGCGGCGAAAACTGGTTCAGGAAAGACATTGGCTTTTGTTATTCCGGTATTTTTGCAAAGTGATTATGGATATGTAGTTTATTTTTCTTGAGTTACTGTTCAAAAACATGTCTAAAGTATTCATTTTTTCGAGTTTCATACCTGAACTATCAAGTTTCCTAGCTGAACTATAATCAACTGGTTATCAAAACACATCTCTAGCTATCAGTTGTTCCCTTCTCTTAAATGAAATATCATCATCCCACCATAGTTTAGGTAGGAAAGGGTACAATAGATAGTAGGCCTGATATGATAAATAGCCGGTGATATTTCATGTAGCAAACTCGCATATGAAACTCGAAAAATCGGGATATTTAAATGTATATTTGATCcttcaccttttttttttaatactttaGTCTTTTAGTCAACATTTGGATTTATTCTTATCACATAAATGCATAGCTAACTAGCTATGCTGGTTATTGAATTGTATCCACGCGAGATATGCAAACAAGGGTGGTGGTAGGCTAAGTAGGTGTTTCTTTGTTTCTCATTGTTCTTTGAGAGGAATAGTTGAAAATTAAGGGTCAATATCTTCTGGTTGGTTGTATTGTCAATGGGCAGTAGCTTTTGTTCTCTTGCATAATTCCCCTAGAAAAGGGCTATGGCAATTGACAGCTTGCACAATCCTTTGGCTTTCCCCCCCGCAATCCTCCTTGTACTCTGACAGCATCAGAATTCAGTTTCTAGCTTCTTCTTTATCACGGTGATAACTTTCTTCTTTGTTAGAAATTGAACAAGAATGTAATAGACAATGACTCAAAATTATATTGCTTTATATCTTTAGGTAAGTGACAGCATATGATGAAAATCTGATTGAGATGCTGTCATGGACAACTGTAATTCCCAAAATTGCTTTATGATCCTAGCTTtgctttactttttttttttgataattatgaTCCTAGTTTTACTTCAAACAATTCTATCTAATGAATGTCTCATTAAATTGGAATGAGAAGTGAAGCTGATTCATCATTCATCCTCTCTTAGTTTGCTATttagagtccgtttggattAACATATAAGCTGCTTTCAGTTTTTTCGAGTGTTTggctgaccaacttaaagtaattttttacttagcttatctaaaacagcttataaactgtgttttcagcttataagccaaaaaaataagttagttACCCCAGCTTTTtgttttagcttaaaataagtagttttcagcttataagcaACTTTAAAAAAGCTTATCCAAACAGGCTGTTAGTATCCTCCCTTTTTTATGTGGGGGAAGGGAGGAAGGTGAAGCTTTCACAAGACATTAATGTCACCAAGATctcaatattataatatttgCAGGCTTATCATTTACTGATCTATTCTTTCTATATACTTTTGCGATTTGTCAGGAGATGTAATTTTGGATACGGATGCACAAAAAGGACTAGAGGAATTCTAGAAGTAAAGAACTGAATAACAATTGCTAAAAACACAAATTTTTTTGAATGCACACTGCACAATGAATGAGAAACGCAAACAATGTTAATACAAATGCACTGTTTTAATGGTGATGCTTCTCATATATTATTTCTATAATACCTCTTTTGTATTGAATAATGAGATGAGTTTCTGTTAAACTGGTAATGTACACAAATGTGTACATCATCTGACCACTACCTTTTTCTCTTACCTAGTTTTCAGTTTTCATGACTTTTCCATCTCCATTTATCAGTCCCTTCTTCCATGTTTCTCTTTTCCATACCTTTGGCTTTTCCATCATTCTTACATTTCAAATCATCACTAGCTGTACAAAGctgaatagttttttttttttgtttcttttgtgtTCCTCGTCTCCATTACTTCTTTCCTATCTTTTTTATAAGTACCATTGTCCTCTTTTATGTTTAGTGTGTTTTACTAAACTATTCTGAAGTTTCCTTGCTTACTGCTAGTTTATAGCTTGCTAAGCTGTAATAAGTATtaaccttaaaaatggagaacGTGATGCTTACTTGGACTTCTTGTATTAATCCGGATAACTCTTCCTACTTTACAAGATCATAGCCTTCAATCAATGGGTAAGCTCCCAAACAAGAAAGGTTCTCATCACAATATGAACACATCGCAAACAGTGGAACCTAATCAATTACTGCAATCTAAAACTAAACCAGCTTAGCAGAAAATTAAAAGGACAGGGATGAATAAATGTGCTTATGTGATCCCgtttttgaaagagaaaacgACAGATGGGTGTGTTCTAGAAGGAGGAGTGGTATCTATGAAGAATTGGAGATGGAA
This DNA window, taken from Solanum dulcamara chromosome 3, daSolDulc1.2, whole genome shotgun sequence, encodes the following:
- the LOC129882887 gene encoding cyclin-dependent kinase G-2-like translates to MAAGRYGGYRDNEFRGREAEFEVSRRELGYSKGDYERIRSEDRDFDRDRVHDRSGRDRGRLRQKDIKERDMINGNYRSMSSRSDSGSSDCDGGGARRSGLSVRAVDREPIKERDMINGSYRSMSSKSDSGSSDGDAGGARRSGFSVRAVDREPGELSSESGSDGATESDQKTKNADNGNQSPVQSKKRKFSPIIWDREDKEVNRMSNSRNSPAATKLPPPPPLPKSSGQLANLLPERVDQVSQLNSNAAHSMEPSPSNPNTALGLHMDASDESPVDICSPPPDEEQLPNQEARKVEDEEYVPVPTIRSSRWATDADSPADEGEISGGDMPLLKKGRAVSQSAEMGGRRKSLTPEFGELKRESSGGNRARSSDSDEHIRSCSRDSYQDNELDKNDSMDVDKDRNYDGTSVSQSDTESEDAHDSRGSPEPALPPQRSVNMLQGCRSVDEFERLNRIDEGTYGVVYRAKDKKTGEIVALKKVKMEKEREGFPLTSLREINILISLHHPSIVDVKEVVVGSSLDSIFMVMEYMEHDLKALMETMKQPFTQSEVKCLMLQLFHGVKYLHDNWVLHRDLKTSNLLLNNRGELKICDFGLARQYGSPLKPYTHLVVTLWYRAPELLLGAKQYSTAIDMWSLGCIMAEMLSKEPLFNGKTEVDQIDKIFRILGTPNETIWPGFSKLPGVKVNFVKHQFNNLRKRFQKSTAFMGLPVLSEAGLDLLNKLLTYDPEKRITADAALNHEWFREVPLPKSKEFMPTFPAQHAQDRLVRRVMKSPDPLEEQRRKELKQGVLGTGGLFG